The following proteins are encoded in a genomic region of Arcobacter suis CECT 7833:
- the bluB gene encoding 5,6-dimethylbenzimidazole synthase yields the protein MKFKKKDLNLLTKVIASRRDVRGNNFINKEISSKKLNIILNSALHAPSVGYSQPWHFILVDKEKRDLVYDHFSKSFEKSKDKFLDKPLYNSLKLEGIKESNINIAVYYKKSSSNVLGQTYMKRTGEYSVVCAILNMWLTARALNIGMGWVSILKPKKINKIFDIDKNEYKFIAYLCFGYTKEFYNEPELKKLKWNKKKKLKDCFLK from the coding sequence ATGAAATTTAAAAAAAAAGATTTAAATCTACTTACTAAAGTTATTGCTTCACGACGAGATGTTAGAGGTAATAATTTTATAAATAAAGAAATATCAAGTAAAAAATTAAATATAATTCTTAATTCTGCGCTACATGCACCTTCTGTTGGATATTCTCAACCTTGGCACTTTATTTTAGTTGATAAAGAAAAAAGAGATCTAGTTTATGATCACTTTAGTAAATCATTCGAAAAAAGTAAAGATAAATTTCTCGATAAACCTTTGTACAATAGTTTAAAACTCGAAGGAATAAAAGAATCAAATATTAACATAGCTGTTTATTATAAAAAAAGCTCATCAAATGTTTTAGGTCAAACATATATGAAACGAACAGGTGAATATTCTGTTGTTTGTGCAATTTTAAATATGTGGCTTACTGCTAGAGCTTTAAATATTGGAATGGGTTGGGTTTCTATTTTAAAACCTAAAAAGATAAATAAAATATTTGACATAGATAAAAATGAGTATAAATTTATAGCTTATTTATGTTTTGGATATACAAAAGAGTTTTATAATGAGCCAGAATTAAAAAAACTTAAATGGAATAAAAAGAAAAAATTAAAAGATTGTTTCTTAAAATAG
- a CDS encoding succinate dehydrogenase/fumarate reductase iron-sulfur subunit codes for MKILIKRFNNESLENNQINEYEVKNANLLQSLIEIRKEIDSSLTFRCGCKSGVCGSCAVKVNGTEKLACKTNINDNDLIEPMNNTNIIKDFVVDVSHETFLIKKLNLTINSNIQSTEISQENIKNIDLQSNCILCNSCYSSCPVYEVNKEFLGPFALTRALRYVNDKKLVNKATIVDSIQTNGIWDCTLCSACTLVCPQGIDPKADIMQLQNISVQNGYSNPYTQNLDFNSFGDDFGGFNPNGF; via the coding sequence ATGAAAATATTGATAAAAAGATTTAATAATGAATCATTAGAAAACAATCAAATAAATGAATACGAAGTAAAAAATGCAAACCTTTTACAATCTCTTATTGAAATAAGAAAAGAAATAGATTCAAGTTTAACTTTTAGATGTGGCTGTAAAAGTGGCGTTTGTGGCTCATGCGCAGTCAAAGTTAATGGAACAGAGAAACTTGCATGTAAAACAAATATAAACGATAATGATTTAATAGAACCAATGAATAATACAAATATTATAAAAGATTTCGTTGTAGATGTTTCACATGAAACATTCTTGATAAAGAAATTAAATCTAACAATAAACTCAAATATCCAATCAACTGAAATATCTCAAGAAAATATAAAAAATATAGATTTACAAAGTAATTGTATTCTTTGTAATTCATGTTATAGTTCATGTCCTGTTTATGAAGTAAATAAAGAGTTTCTAGGACCTTTTGCTCTTACAAGAGCATTAAGGTATGTAAATGATAAAAAGTTAGTAAATAAAGCGACTATAGTTGATTCTATTCAAACAAATGGTATTTGGGATTGCACATTATGTAGCGCTTGTACTTTAGTATGTCCACAAGGCATTGATCCAAAAGCTGATATTATGCAACTTCAAAATATTTCTGTTCAAAATGGATATTCAAATCCATATACACAAAATTTAGATTTTAATAGTTTTGGAGATGATTTTGGTGGATTTAATCCAAATGGATTTTAA
- a CDS encoding FAD-dependent oxidoreductase: MIDVLIIGSGIAGLTAAINASNNNSKVLVLSKTYPTHSQSVQAQGGINAVLYEDDDSIDTHIEDTYKASCKLSNKDNIKIMCQNAKETIYWLDSIGVPFNRTNENKISQRKFGGTKKIRTCYSSDYTGLKILHTLYDRCIEEDIEFKNEHLLLNLIIEDDKCIGVTALDIKEGVVKEFLSKTTILATGGYAGIYTNHTTNSYSNTADGIAIAFDAGVELSNMEFVQFHPTSLENSNILISESARGEGGYLLDEKENRFIDELKPRDEVARAIYEKIEKNQKVYLDLRHLGIDKIKELMPQESNLAFDYSNIKIEEQLLPITPASHYSMGGIKTNEDAKTNIKNLFACGECAEASIHGANRLGGNSLLEIVTFGKIAGINALNEAKKINEINKSGNTISKEINLINEIYSYPNEINFYNKKDEIGKLLFNNLGLFRNEIKVLDLIEKIKKIQSEIKIMGISDKSKYYNKNLVEFIEFKNIINVALLVCISALNRKESRGSHFRLDFPFELKDYEKNSIIKKSNDEIVFRFEEIK; encoded by the coding sequence ATGATTGATGTACTAATAATTGGTTCAGGAATCGCTGGATTAACAGCAGCAATAAATGCTTCAAATAATAATTCAAAAGTTCTAGTACTTTCTAAAACTTATCCAACTCATTCTCAAAGTGTTCAAGCACAAGGTGGAATAAATGCTGTATTATATGAAGATGATGATAGTATAGATACTCATATAGAAGATACATATAAAGCTTCTTGTAAACTATCAAATAAAGATAATATAAAGATAATGTGTCAAAATGCTAAAGAAACTATCTATTGGCTTGATTCTATTGGTGTGCCATTTAATCGAACAAATGAGAACAAAATATCACAAAGAAAGTTTGGAGGAACAAAAAAAATCCGAACTTGTTATTCAAGTGATTATACTGGATTAAAGATTTTACATACACTTTATGATAGATGTATAGAAGAAGATATTGAGTTTAAAAACGAACATCTTTTATTAAATTTAATCATTGAAGATGACAAATGTATAGGAGTTACAGCTCTTGATATAAAAGAGGGAGTTGTAAAAGAATTTTTATCTAAAACAACAATTTTAGCAACTGGTGGATATGCGGGAATTTATACTAATCATACAACAAATTCATATTCAAATACTGCAGATGGTATAGCTATCGCTTTTGATGCAGGAGTAGAACTATCTAATATGGAATTTGTTCAATTTCATCCAACAAGCCTTGAAAATTCTAATATATTAATTAGTGAAAGTGCTCGTGGTGAAGGTGGATATTTACTTGATGAAAAAGAAAATAGGTTCATTGATGAGTTAAAACCAAGAGATGAAGTTGCAAGAGCAATATATGAAAAAATAGAAAAAAATCAAAAAGTGTATTTAGATTTAAGACATTTAGGTATTGATAAAATAAAAGAATTAATGCCACAAGAAAGTAACTTAGCCTTTGATTACTCAAATATAAAGATTGAAGAACAATTACTTCCAATAACTCCAGCAAGTCATTATAGTATGGGCGGAATAAAAACTAATGAAGATGCAAAAACAAATATAAAAAATCTTTTTGCCTGCGGAGAGTGTGCAGAAGCTTCAATTCATGGTGCAAATAGATTGGGTGGTAATTCATTACTTGAAATAGTAACTTTTGGAAAAATTGCAGGAATAAATGCTTTAAATGAAGCAAAAAAAATTAATGAAATAAACAAATCAGGAAATACAATCTCAAAAGAGATAAATTTAATAAACGAGATTTATAGCTATCCAAATGAAATAAATTTTTATAATAAAAAAGATGAAATTGGTAAATTACTTTTCAATAATTTGGGATTATTTAGAAACGAAATAAAAGTTCTAGATTTGATTGAAAAAATAAAAAAAATTCAATCAGAAATAAAAATTATGGGAATAAGTGATAAATCAAAATATTATAATAAAAATTTAGTAGAGTTTATTGAATTTAAAAATATTATAAATGTTGCTTTACTTGTTTGTATTTCTGCATTAAATCGGAAAGAGAGTAGGGGAAGTCATTTTAGATTGGATTTTCCTTTTGAACTAAAAGATTATGAAAAAAATAGCATTATAAAAAAATCAAATGATGAAATAGTTTTCAGATTCGAGGAAATAAAATGA
- a CDS encoding PhoH family protein, whose translation MNFEKYYILDTNILLEDATNIFKLSQDGHNLIILAETVLDEIDTKKSGFEEINFQAREFARILENAIIVESIKKDLFKIIRLKIENDKNTFIDIISKEEYDVNIKNVSLNIINDRKILEIAKFANSYYKNQVEFLSLDIMARTRAISLDIKTDSLVGKDKDVFNFEFTKDITINFEDLEFLDNQVIDKFDKEYKPYNFSYCFKVKSSDQVLLANIQNKRINLLNEEEIRDQIITPLNKEQLFFSDAILNHLYNVLIIEAKAGSGKTLLALSGALKLVRQKYFQKIIYIRNSIESLDKGEDVGYLPGLEEKFRIYNHPLMDSLDYIIRTEHKRKRNKKNPDAIFAELDDSEVTARIEQMISNYGIETMWVGEMRGRTLSNAFIIIDEAQNMSNKTMQMVLSRIDSSCKVVVLGSNKQIDNFYVNKYTNALTTLLKSTKNENKLVNSYAIKLQKVLRGPITEWAEEIFSK comes from the coding sequence ATGAACTTTGAAAAATACTATATTTTAGATACAAATATCTTATTAGAAGATGCAACAAATATTTTTAAACTTTCTCAAGATGGTCACAATCTAATCATACTTGCTGAAACTGTTTTGGATGAAATTGATACAAAAAAAAGTGGTTTTGAAGAAATAAATTTTCAAGCTAGAGAATTTGCAAGAATTCTTGAGAATGCAATTATAGTTGAATCAATAAAAAAAGATTTATTCAAAATTATTCGTTTAAAAATTGAAAATGATAAAAATACTTTTATAGATATAATCTCAAAAGAAGAATATGACGTAAATATAAAAAATGTATCTTTAAATATCATAAATGATAGAAAAATACTAGAGATTGCAAAGTTTGCAAATTCTTATTATAAAAATCAAGTTGAGTTTTTATCCCTTGATATAATGGCAAGAACAAGAGCTATATCTCTTGATATAAAAACAGATTCCCTTGTTGGTAAGGATAAAGATGTATTTAACTTTGAATTTACAAAAGATATAACAATAAATTTTGAAGATTTAGAGTTTTTAGATAATCAAGTAATTGATAAATTTGATAAAGAATATAAACCTTACAATTTTTCATATTGCTTTAAAGTTAAATCATCAGATCAAGTATTATTAGCTAATATTCAAAATAAAAGAATAAATCTACTTAACGAAGAAGAGATTAGAGATCAAATTATTACTCCACTGAATAAAGAACAACTTTTCTTTAGTGATGCTATTTTAAATCACTTGTACAACGTTTTAATCATTGAAGCTAAGGCTGGTTCAGGTAAAACACTTTTAGCCCTTAGTGGGGCTTTAAAATTAGTTCGTCAAAAATACTTTCAAAAAATCATTTATATTAGAAATTCTATTGAATCACTCGATAAAGGTGAAGATGTTGGATATTTACCAGGACTTGAAGAGAAGTTTAGAATATATAATCATCCTTTGATGGATAGTTTAGACTATATAATAAGAACTGAACATAAAAGAAAAAGAAATAAAAAAAATCCCGATGCTATTTTTGCAGAACTTGATGATAGTGAAGTGACTGCAAGAATTGAACAAATGATTAGCAATTATGGAATTGAAACAATGTGGGTAGGGGAAATGAGAGGAAGAACATTATCAAATGCATTTATAATAATTGATGAAGCTCAAAATATGTCAAATAAAACAATGCAAATGGTTCTTTCAAGAATAGATAGTTCATGTAAAGTTGTGGTACTTGGTTCTAATAAACAAATAGATAACTTCTATGTAAATAAATATACAAATGCCTTAACAACATTACTAAAGTCAACTAAAAATGAAAATAAACTTGTAAATTCATACGCAATTAAATTACAAAAAGTTTTAAGAGGTCCTATTACAGAGTGGGCTGAAGAAATTTTCTCAAAATAA
- the hemJ gene encoding protoporphyrinogen oxidase HemJ — MEYYTWVLTFHVVAFMSWMAMLFYLPRLFVYHVENIDKKEYVEIVKIQEFKIYKYIGHPAMWATILSGITMLVLNPVLLDFNTNPWMYAKLFALILLIIYSFSLDKYRKELHNETCNKSGKFFRMYNEMPTMLAILIVGYVITKSFSLLFTAIIVVLFAYISYAIMKPKKVI, encoded by the coding sequence ATGGAATATTATACTTGGGTTTTGACTTTTCATGTAGTTGCTTTTATGTCTTGGATGGCAATGCTTTTTTATCTTCCTAGACTTTTTGTTTATCATGTTGAAAATATTGATAAAAAAGAGTATGTTGAGATTGTAAAAATTCAAGAGTTTAAAATCTACAAATATATTGGTCATCCTGCAATGTGGGCAACTATATTAAGTGGAATTACAATGTTGGTTTTAAATCCTGTTTTATTAGATTTTAATACTAATCCATGGATGTATGCTAAATTATTTGCTTTAATTTTATTAATAATTTATTCTTTTTCTCTTGATAAATATAGAAAAGAACTTCATAATGAGACTTGCAATAAAAGTGGTAAATTCTTTAGAATGTATAATGAAATGCCAACTATGTTAGCAATACTTATAGTAGGATATGTTATTACAAAATCATTTTCATTATTGTTCACAGCAATAATTGTAGTACTATTTGCATATATATCTTATGCGATAATGAAACCTAAAAAGGTAATTTAA
- a CDS encoding replication-associated recombination protein A, translating into MIDLSNKLRPTSLETFVGQSHIIAKDKALYKLIKQKDIPHLFFYGKPGTGKTTLAKIIAREINTDYFYFNATSIKIEDLRKVFDKYKGSLIKPLIFIDEVHRLSKTQQEVLLPIMENYDAIIIGASTENPFFTLTSAIRSRSFLYEFKAFTKEEMNKILDIALKDIEINIHEDALEYLITSSSGDARAMLTLLNFAYKVSKDINISLLKELRENVIGDGVSSSDTHYDLASAMIKSLRGSNIDAALYYMSRLINGGESVDFITRRLVIFASEDIGNANPNALNLAVNTMVACNKIGYPESRIILSQCAIYLASSPKSNSAYKAVNKALEEIKAGKLLDIPKHLDSQHIGYLYPHNFGGYVEQEYLKENLELYENSNIGFEKTLNEWLIKIKNKKEV; encoded by the coding sequence ATGATAGACCTCTCTAATAAACTAAGACCAACAAGTTTAGAAACTTTTGTTGGTCAATCTCATATTATCGCAAAAGATAAAGCACTTTATAAACTAATCAAACAAAAAGATATTCCTCATCTATTTTTTTATGGAAAACCTGGAACTGGAAAAACTACTTTAGCAAAAATTATTGCACGAGAAATCAACACTGACTATTTTTACTTTAATGCAACAAGTATAAAAATTGAAGATTTACGAAAAGTATTTGATAAATATAAAGGCTCTTTAATTAAACCTTTGATTTTTATCGATGAAGTTCATAGACTTTCAAAAACTCAACAAGAAGTTTTGCTTCCAATAATGGAAAATTATGATGCAATAATAATTGGCGCAAGTACAGAGAATCCATTTTTTACTTTAACTTCTGCTATTCGTTCAAGATCATTTTTATATGAATTTAAAGCTTTTACAAAAGAAGAGATGAATAAAATTCTTGATATTGCTTTAAAAGATATTGAAATAAATATCCATGAAGATGCTTTAGAATATCTAATTACATCAAGTTCTGGTGATGCAAGAGCCATGCTTACACTTTTAAATTTTGCATATAAAGTATCAAAAGATATAAATATATCTTTATTAAAAGAGTTAAGGGAAAATGTAATAGGGGATGGAGTTTCATCTTCAGATACTCATTATGATTTAGCAAGTGCAATGATAAAATCTTTAAGAGGTTCAAATATTGATGCAGCTTTATATTATATGAGCAGATTAATAAATGGTGGAGAAAGTGTAGATTTTATAACAAGAAGATTGGTAATATTTGCTAGTGAAGATATTGGAAATGCAAATCCAAATGCTTTAAATCTTGCAGTTAATACAATGGTTGCTTGTAATAAAATAGGTTATCCTGAATCAAGAATCATTTTATCACAATGTGCAATCTACTTAGCATCAAGTCCAAAATCTAATAGTGCATATAAAGCTGTAAATAAAGCCCTAGAAGAGATAAAAGCTGGAAAACTACTAGATATACCAAAACATCTTGATTCGCAACATATAGGCTATTTATACCCCCATAATTTTGGAGGATATGTTGAACAAGAATATTTAAAAGAAAATTTAGAACTTTATGAAAATTCAAATATTGGATTTGAAAAGACTTTAAATGAATGGCTTATTAAAATAAAAAATAAAAAAGAGGTTTAA
- a CDS encoding pseudouridine synthase: protein MKKKIEETPEELVRLNKFLSHNSNYSRREADKLIEEGRVKVNGKVVTNLATKVSNSDEVHIGKKSIREDKNRISTVIVYNKPKGEIVSKKDPQGRKTIYDSLDHKYKHFLSVGRLDYASEGLLLLSDSVEIVDALMHSDLERVYKIKVNGVITKPVEQAMQNGLEIEDATGGAFKTTKIKSMSFAPFLAYDILTNSEKFSKIKVVISEGKNRELRRFFAHFGLDVLDLKRLEYGGISLNNLPTGKTRFLTKEEYKNLRIFMNEDDRPL from the coding sequence ATGAAAAAGAAAATAGAAGAAACTCCAGAAGAGTTAGTAAGATTAAATAAATTTTTATCTCATAATAGTAACTACTCAAGAAGAGAAGCTGATAAGCTAATAGAAGAGGGTAGAGTAAAAGTAAATGGAAAAGTTGTTACAAATCTTGCAACAAAAGTTTCAAATAGTGATGAAGTACATATTGGTAAAAAATCTATCAGAGAAGATAAAAATAGAATTAGTACAGTAATTGTTTACAATAAACCAAAAGGTGAAATTGTTTCTAAAAAAGATCCTCAGGGTAGAAAAACTATTTATGATTCACTTGATCATAAATATAAACATTTTTTAAGTGTTGGAAGACTTGACTATGCTAGTGAAGGTTTATTACTTTTATCTGATAGTGTAGAAATTGTTGATGCTTTAATGCACTCTGATTTAGAAAGAGTTTATAAAATCAAAGTAAATGGGGTAATTACAAAACCAGTTGAACAAGCTATGCAAAATGGTTTAGAAATTGAAGATGCAACTGGTGGAGCTTTTAAAACAACTAAAATAAAATCTATGAGTTTTGCACCATTTTTAGCCTATGATATTCTAACAAATAGTGAAAAATTTTCTAAAATTAAAGTTGTAATTTCTGAAGGTAAAAATAGAGAATTAAGAAGATTTTTTGCCCATTTTGGACTTGATGTTCTTGATTTAAAAAGATTGGAATATGGTGGAATTTCTTTAAATAATCTTCCTACTGGAAAAACAAGATTTTTAACAAAAGAGGAATACAAAAATCTAAGAATCTTTATGAATGAAGATGATAGACCTCTCTAA
- a CDS encoding KpsF/GutQ family sugar-phosphate isomerase, with translation MDFIQIVKDVLLTEAKELEKAAATISFDIEKAIDLIINSKGKLIITGVGKSGLVGTKIAATLASTGTSSFFLHPTEAMHGDLGMVGKEDIVLGISYSGESDELVQILPHLKRFNIPLIAMARNPESTLAKYADIFININVEKEGCPLDAAPMSSTTLTMAMGDALAVCLMKKRNFKKEDFASFHPGGSLGKKLFVKVDDLLRKENLPVVSRETKLKDAILVMSEGRLGSVIIEDENKKVIALLSDGDLRRALMNDNFSMDCKVEDIATKNPKRLKNKELLASDALQVIEDYKIQLLIVTDENDKLVGVLHIHDLIEAGIK, from the coding sequence ATGGATTTTATACAAATAGTTAAAGATGTTTTATTAACTGAAGCAAAAGAGTTAGAAAAAGCAGCAGCTACTATCTCTTTTGATATTGAAAAAGCTATTGATTTAATCATAAATTCAAAAGGTAAATTAATTATTACAGGAGTTGGAAAATCTGGACTTGTTGGAACCAAAATTGCGGCAACATTAGCAAGTACAGGAACAAGTTCATTTTTTCTTCACCCAACAGAAGCAATGCATGGTGATTTAGGAATGGTTGGAAAAGAAGACATTGTTTTGGGAATTTCATATAGTGGAGAAAGTGATGAATTAGTTCAAATTCTTCCTCACTTAAAGAGATTTAATATTCCTTTAATTGCAATGGCTAGGAATCCTGAATCAACTCTTGCAAAATATGCAGATATTTTTATAAATATAAATGTAGAAAAAGAGGGTTGTCCCCTTGATGCAGCCCCAATGTCTTCTACAACTTTAACTATGGCAATGGGTGATGCACTTGCTGTTTGTTTAATGAAAAAAAGAAATTTTAAGAAAGAGGATTTTGCATCTTTTCATCCAGGTGGAAGTTTAGGTAAAAAACTCTTTGTTAAAGTAGATGATTTATTACGAAAAGAAAATCTTCCTGTCGTTTCACGTGAAACAAAATTAAAAGATGCAATTTTAGTAATGAGCGAAGGAAGACTTGGAAGCGTTATTATTGAAGATGAAAATAAAAAAGTAATTGCACTTTTAAGTGATGGAGATTTAAGACGAGCTTTAATGAATGATAATTTTTCAATGGATTGTAAAGTAGAAGATATTGCTACAAAAAATCCAAAAAGATTAAAGAACAAAGAGCTTTTAGCAAGTGATGCACTGCAAGTAATAGAAGATTATAAAATACAGCTATTAATTGTAACTGATGAAAATGATAAATTAGTTGGTGTATTACATATTCATGATTTAATTGAAGCTGGTATAAAATGA
- a CDS encoding ribonuclease J: MEEINKEEQIVVSNEANQNETNPQNTEGETKKPFKKRKPKPKVAKDPQATQVKGEGWITDLKKAYLVNEKIHRDRLNPHYKLNLNTTAKLKITPLGGLGEIGGNMMVIETENEAIIVDVGMSFPDENMHGVDILIPDFTYIREIKEKIVGIIITHGHEDHIGAMPYLFKEMQFPVYGTSLPLEMIGSKFDEHKMREHRSLFRAIQKRTPIKIGNEFEVEWMHVTHSIIDSSCIAVKTAAGTMIHTGDFKIDHTPIDGFPTDLHRIAHYGEEGVLVLTSDSTNSHSPGFTRTEKTVGPTFDRIFQNAKGRVLMSTFSSNIHRVSQAIEKALLYNRKICVIGRSMEKNLEIAMNLGYIKFPKDQFIEAHEVNKYNDKEVLIVTTGSQGESMSALYRMAIHEHRHIKIKPEDQIILSAKAIPGNEGSVSEIINHLLKAGAKVAYQDYPDIHVSGHAAQEEQKLMLRLVKPKFFLPVHGEYNHALKHGQTGIDCGVLERNVYIMSDGEQIEVTPKYLKKVKTVKTGKVYIDNQLNHKISDDVILDRQTMANEGVVMIVAQINEDDRTLSQRPKVTSFGLVSDKQDKFFSKEIEDLLTIFLENIKPGILKNNRILEDELRKVVRKHCTRKYKKYPMIVPTIFVQ, encoded by the coding sequence ATGGAAGAAATTAACAAAGAAGAACAAATTGTTGTTAGCAATGAAGCTAATCAAAATGAAACTAACCCACAAAACACAGAGGGTGAAACTAAAAAACCTTTCAAAAAAAGAAAGCCAAAACCAAAAGTTGCAAAAGATCCACAAGCGACTCAAGTAAAAGGTGAAGGTTGGATTACTGATTTAAAAAAAGCCTATTTAGTAAATGAAAAAATACATAGAGATAGATTAAATCCACATTATAAATTAAATTTAAATACGACTGCTAAACTTAAAATTACTCCACTTGGAGGATTAGGTGAAATTGGTGGAAATATGATGGTTATTGAAACAGAGAATGAAGCAATAATTGTTGATGTTGGTATGAGTTTCCCTGATGAAAATATGCATGGTGTAGATATTTTAATCCCTGATTTTACTTATATTAGAGAAATTAAAGAAAAAATTGTTGGAATTATTATTACACATGGGCATGAAGATCACATTGGTGCAATGCCTTATTTATTTAAAGAGATGCAATTTCCAGTGTATGGAACATCATTACCACTTGAAATGATTGGTTCAAAATTTGATGAACATAAAATGAGAGAACATAGATCTTTATTTAGAGCTATTCAAAAAAGAACACCTATTAAAATTGGAAATGAGTTTGAAGTTGAATGGATGCATGTAACTCACTCAATTATTGATTCATCGTGTATTGCGGTTAAAACAGCAGCTGGAACAATGATTCATACAGGTGACTTTAAAATTGACCATACTCCAATTGATGGTTTTCCTACAGATTTACATAGAATTGCACATTATGGAGAAGAGGGTGTTTTAGTTTTAACTTCTGATTCAACAAATTCACATTCACCAGGATTTACAAGAACAGAAAAAACTGTTGGACCAACTTTTGATAGAATATTCCAAAATGCAAAAGGAAGAGTTTTAATGTCAACTTTTTCTTCAAATATTCACAGAGTTTCTCAAGCAATTGAAAAAGCACTTTTATACAATAGAAAGATTTGTGTTATTGGAAGATCAATGGAAAAGAATCTTGAGATTGCAATGAATCTTGGTTATATTAAATTCCCAAAAGATCAATTTATTGAAGCGCATGAAGTAAATAAATATAATGATAAAGAAGTTTTAATTGTAACAACTGGTTCTCAAGGTGAATCAATGTCAGCTCTTTATAGAATGGCAATTCATGAACATAGACATATCAAAATTAAACCTGAAGATCAAATTATTCTTTCTGCAAAAGCAATTCCTGGTAATGAAGGAAGTGTTTCTGAAATTATTAATCATCTTTTAAAAGCTGGTGCAAAAGTTGCATATCAAGATTATCCAGATATTCACGTATCAGGTCATGCTGCTCAAGAAGAACAAAAATTGATGCTTAGACTTGTAAAACCTAAATTCTTTTTACCAGTTCATGGTGAATATAACCATGCATTAAAACATGGTCAAACTGGTATTGATTGTGGTGTTTTAGAAAGAAATGTTTATATTATGAGTGATGGAGAACAAATTGAAGTTACTCCAAAATATCTAAAAAAAGTAAAAACAGTTAAAACTGGAAAAGTTTATATAGATAATCAATTAAATCATAAAATTTCTGATGATGTAATTTTAGACAGACAAACAATGGCAAACGAAGGTGTTGTTATGATTGTTGCTCAAATAAATGAAGATGATAGAACATTATCTCAAAGACCAAAAGTAACTTCATTTGGTTTAGTTTCAGATAAACAAGATAAATTCTTTTCAAAAGAAATTGAAGATTTATTAACTATATTCTTAGAAAATATTAAACCAGGTATTCTAAAAAACAATAGAATATTAGAAGATGAATTAAGAAAAGTAGTAAGAAAACATTGTACAAGAAAATATAAAAAATACCCAATGATAGTTCCAACAATCTTTGTTCAATAA
- the rsmA gene encoding 16S rRNA (adenine(1518)-N(6)/adenine(1519)-N(6))-dimethyltransferase RsmA: MEKVKAKKQYGQNFLKDTTILDKIIQSMPNNNNYMVEIGPGLGDLTKNLVKYKDMTAYEVDTDLIGILKSKFAIEIKEEKLKLIHTDVLVAWDKQKTLNDGKYDLIANLPYYIATNIILRAFEDKNCEHIIVMVQKEVAEKFTAKVNDKDYSSLGIITELISVDSRILFDVPPESFDPPPKIISSILYIKKDMDKYLDKDFNKFLKACFVQPRKKLSKNLTSVIDKNTISKIYEELSINDNVRPHEVSSSLYSQMHTRVKDGRN, translated from the coding sequence ATGGAAAAAGTAAAAGCAAAAAAACAATACGGACAAAACTTTTTAAAAGATACGACTATTTTGGATAAGATCATCCAATCGATGCCCAACAACAATAATTATATGGTGGAAATTGGGCCTGGATTAGGTGATTTGACCAAAAATTTAGTCAAGTACAAAGATATGACTGCTTATGAAGTTGATACTGATTTAATTGGTATCTTAAAGTCTAAGTTCGCAATAGAAATAAAAGAGGAAAAACTAAAACTGATTCACACAGATGTTTTAGTGGCTTGGGACAAGCAAAAAACCCTAAATGACGGTAAATATGACTTAATTGCAAACTTACCGTACTATATTGCAACAAACATTATATTAAGAGCATTTGAAGATAAAAATTGTGAACACATTATTGTAATGGTTCAAAAAGAGGTAGCAGAAAAATTTACTGCGAAAGTTAACGATAAAGATTATTCATCACTTGGTATTATCACGGAATTAATTTCTGTTGATTCTAGAATACTGTTTGATGTTCCACCTGAATCTTTTGATCCACCTCCAAAGATAATATCTTCAATTCTTTATATCAAAAAAGATATGGATAAATATCTTGATAAGGATTTTAATAAGTTTTTAAAGGCCTGTTTTGTGCAGCCAAGAAAAAAACTTTCAAAAAATCTTACATCAGTGATAGATAAAAATACCATCTCTAAAATTTATGAAGAATTAAGTATTAATGATAATGTTAGACCTCATGAAGTAAGTTCATCTTTGTATAGCCAAATGCATACAAGGGTAAAAGATGGAAGAAATTAA